The proteins below are encoded in one region of Lactuca sativa cultivar Salinas chromosome 3, Lsat_Salinas_v11, whole genome shotgun sequence:
- the LOC111885301 gene encoding transcription factor ILI6 isoform X1: protein MHFSLNFFYLLTYLFLSKAISHTNARRKHSIFINIVPLYKMSSRRSRQSSSGASRITDDQIIQLISKLQQLLPGTRIQRSNKASASKVLQETCNYVRSLHREVDDLSDRLSQLLSTIDADSPEASIIRSLIM from the exons ATGCATTTTTCTTTAAACTTCTTCTACCTTCTAACATATCTATTCTTATCAAAAGCAATCTCTCATACGAACGCGAGGagaaaacatagtatattcataaatATTGTTCCACTATATAAAATGTCAAGCAGAAGATCAAGGCAATCATCATCAGGGGCTTCAAGAATCACGGACGATCAGATTATACAGCTCATCTCCAAGCTACAACAACTTCTTCCAGGGACTCGTATCCAACGATCCAACAAG GCTTCCGCTTCAAAGGTGCTACAAGAGACTTGCAACTATGTGAGAAGCCTGCATAGGGAGGTTGATGACCTTAGCGACCGACTATCACAGTTATTATCCACCATTGACGCCGATAGCCCGGAAGCTTCCATTATTCGAagtttaattatgtaa
- the LOC111885301 gene encoding transcription factor PRE5 isoform X2 → MSSRRSRQSSSGASRITDDQIIQLISKLQQLLPGTRIQRSNKASASKVLQETCNYVRSLHREVDDLSDRLSQLLSTIDADSPEASIIRSLIM, encoded by the exons ATGTCAAGCAGAAGATCAAGGCAATCATCATCAGGGGCTTCAAGAATCACGGACGATCAGATTATACAGCTCATCTCCAAGCTACAACAACTTCTTCCAGGGACTCGTATCCAACGATCCAACAAG GCTTCCGCTTCAAAGGTGCTACAAGAGACTTGCAACTATGTGAGAAGCCTGCATAGGGAGGTTGATGACCTTAGCGACCGACTATCACAGTTATTATCCACCATTGACGCCGATAGCCCGGAAGCTTCCATTATTCGAagtttaattatgtaa